The DNA window TGGCCAGCTCCTGCCCCGCCCGCGTCAGCTCCGCCAGGCCGATGATGGACACCAGCGAGGAGTCCTTCAGCAGCGCGATGCCCTCGTTCGTCAGGGGCGGCAGCACGTTGCGCAGCGCCTGCGGGAGGATGACGAAGCGCATCACCTGCGCGCGGCTCATGCCCAGCGCCCGCGCCGCCTCTTCCTGCCCCGGGTCCACCGACGCGATGCCCGCCCGGAAGATTTCCGCCACGTACGCGGCGCTGTTGAGCGTCAGCGCCAGCACCGCCGCCACCATCGGCGCCAGGTCCACGCCCAGCAACTGCGGCAGCGCGTAGTAGATGAAGATGATTTGCACCAGCAACGGCGTTCCGCGAAGCCCCTCCACGTACGCCGCGCACAGCCAGGACAGCGGCTTGAAGCGCACCCGCCGCCCCAGCGCCACGGCCAGCCCCAAGGGCAGCCCCGACACCAGCGCCAGCAGCGTCAGGCCCAGCGTGAGCCCCAGCCCCACCGCCAGCCGCCGGGCCACCTTGCCCCAGGGCACCTCCGTCGCCGCCTGCGCCTGGCGCGCGGACTCGCCGAAGTAGCGCTCCTCCAGCGCGGCGAACTTGCCGCTGTCGCGCAGCCGCTGGAGCGCCCCGTTCACCGCGTCGCGCAGTTCGGGGTCATCCGGCCGCATCGCGATGCCGTATTGCTCCTCCGTGAGCAGCCCGCCCGCGGAGCGCAGCCCCTGGAAGCCGTGGGTCAGGAAGTAGCGCAGCGTCGGCCCGTCTCCCACGACGCCCGCCAGGTTGCCGTTGCGCAGGTCCTGGAGCGCCAGGTCGATGCTCGGGTACTGCCGCACCTCCACGTCCGGGAACTTCTTCAGCACCAGCGCGGCGGTGGTGTTGATCTGGATGCCGGCCACCTTGCCGCGCAGGCTCTCGATGCCCGTGACGGACAGGTCGTCCTCGCGTGTCACTACCAGTTGCCCGGCGGTGTAGTACGGCGAGGAGAAGCCCAGCCGCTGCTGACGCTCGGGCGTAATCGTCACCGCCGACATCACCAGGTCGAACTTCCCCGCCATCAGCGCCGGAAACACGCCGTCGAAGGACGTGTTCGTCCACTCCACCTTCGCGCCCAGCTCCTCCGCGATGAGCTGGCCCAGCTCGATGTCGAACCCCACCAGCTCCCCGTCCT is part of the Myxococcus landrumus genome and encodes:
- a CDS encoding ABC transporter permease subunit (The N-terminal region of this protein, as described by TIGR01726, is a three transmembrane segment that identifies a subfamily of ABC transporter permease subunits, which specificities that include histidine, arginine, glutamine, glutamate, L-cystine (sic), the opines (in Agrobacterium) octopine and nopaline, etc.): MARLRLLCRRTPLFGLALLFLAWGLLVLPGCGRNEAPASRGDWKGRTLRIGTDGTYPPFESVKDGELVGFDIELGQLIAEELGAKVEWTNTSFDGVFPALMAGKFDLVMSAVTITPERQQRLGFSSPYYTAGQLVVTREDDLSVTGIESLRGKVAGIQINTTAALVLKKFPDVEVRQYPSIDLALQDLRNGNLAGVVGDGPTLRYFLTHGFQGLRSAGGLLTEEQYGIAMRPDDPELRDAVNGALQRLRDSGKFAALEERYFGESARQAQAATEVPWGKVARRLAVGLGLTLGLTLLALVSGLPLGLAVALGRRVRFKPLSWLCAAYVEGLRGTPLLVQIIFIYYALPQLLGVDLAPMVAAVLALTLNSAAYVAEIFRAGIASVDPGQEEAARALGMSRAQVMRFVILPQALRNVLPPLTNEGIALLKDSSLVSIIGLAELTRAGQELASQLAAPLAIWPLVALFYLMATLPLTRLAAALEKRLHRQS